Proteins encoded in a region of the Cytobacillus pseudoceanisediminis genome:
- the cymR gene encoding cysteine metabolism transcriptional regulator CymR encodes MKISTKGRYGLTIMIELAKKHGEGPTSLKSIAQTNDLSEHYLEQLIAPLRNAGLVKSIRGAYGGYILGKEPTKITAGDIIRVLEGPISPVEGIEDEEPAKRELWMRIRDAVKDVLDNTTLEDLASHTDTGESDAYMFYI; translated from the coding sequence ATGAAAATATCTACTAAAGGACGTTATGGGTTAACTATAATGATTGAATTAGCCAAAAAGCATGGGGAGGGTCCCACTTCGTTAAAATCGATTGCCCAGACGAATGACCTGTCTGAGCACTATCTCGAGCAGCTTATAGCGCCGCTTCGGAACGCAGGGCTTGTTAAAAGCATCCGAGGTGCATACGGCGGATATATTTTAGGGAAAGAGCCTACAAAAATTACTGCCGGGGATATCATCAGAGTTCTGGAAGGGCCGATCAGTCCAGTGGAAGGAATTGAAGATGAAGAGCCTGCAAAGAGAGAACTATGGATGCGTATTCGTGATGCTGTGAAAGATGTGCTTGATAACACAACGCTTGAAGATCTTGCCAGCCATACAGATACCGGCGAATCAGATGCTTATATGTTTTATATTTAG
- a CDS encoding cysteine desulfurase family protein has protein sequence MERIYLDHAATSPMHPEVIERMTEVMKSEYGNPSSIHYFGRSARHIVDEARSALANSIGAKANDIIFTSGGTEADNHAIFGTAESCRDRGKHIITTQIEHHAVLHACEELEKQGFEVTYLPVDPNGRVSVKEVEDALREDTILVTIMYGNNEIGTLQPIKEIGELLAEHPAKFHTDAVQAYGLEKIDVQDLKVDLLSVSAHKINGPKGIGFLYAHPDVKLSSRLFGGEQERKRRAGTENVPSIAGFEEAVRITQKEMETKREELHSLRKLFMNKLKQEGAVFELNGSLDYSLPHVLNLSFPGTNVEAMLVNLDLAGIAASSGSACTAGSIDPSHVLVSMFGKGSDKLQNSIRFSFGLFNTKEQAESAAEQTAKIVKRLAK, from the coding sequence TTGGAAAGAATATACCTTGATCATGCAGCAACTTCGCCAATGCATCCGGAAGTGATTGAACGGATGACTGAAGTCATGAAATCTGAATATGGAAATCCTTCCAGCATTCATTATTTCGGGCGGAGTGCACGCCATATTGTCGATGAAGCAAGGTCTGCTTTAGCAAACAGTATTGGTGCTAAAGCCAATGACATTATTTTTACAAGCGGCGGTACAGAAGCTGATAATCATGCGATTTTTGGAACAGCTGAATCCTGCCGCGATAGGGGCAAACACATCATCACAACCCAAATTGAACATCATGCGGTTTTGCATGCGTGTGAGGAGCTTGAAAAACAGGGCTTTGAGGTAACGTATTTGCCTGTTGATCCAAATGGGCGTGTTTCGGTAAAGGAAGTAGAAGATGCTTTGCGGGAGGATACCATTCTTGTAACCATTATGTACGGAAATAATGAAATAGGGACCCTTCAGCCGATTAAGGAAATAGGCGAGTTATTGGCGGAGCATCCTGCTAAATTCCATACCGATGCTGTTCAGGCTTACGGGCTTGAAAAAATTGATGTGCAGGACTTGAAAGTGGATTTGCTTTCCGTCTCCGCCCATAAAATTAATGGCCCAAAAGGGATCGGCTTTTTATACGCCCATCCTGATGTGAAACTTTCTTCACGGCTTTTTGGCGGTGAACAAGAAAGGAAGCGCAGGGCAGGAACTGAAAATGTTCCATCTATTGCAGGCTTCGAGGAGGCTGTTCGGATCACTCAGAAGGAGATGGAAACTAAGCGGGAAGAGCTGCATTCTTTAAGGAAGCTGTTCATGAATAAACTGAAGCAGGAAGGTGCTGTTTTTGAACTGAACGGATCACTTGATTATTCCCTGCCTCATGTTTTAAACTTAAGCTTTCCCGGAACAAATGTTGAAGCCATGCTAGTTAATCTTGATTTGGCTGGAATAGCAGCATCAAGCGGATCGGCCTGTACTGCAGGCTCCATCGATCCATCCCACGTCCTTGTCAGTATGTTTGGAAAAGGATCAGACAAACTGCAAAATTCCATCCGTTTCAGCTTCGGCCTCTTTAATACAAAGGAACAAGCTGAAAGTGCTGCAGAACAGACTGCTAAAATCGTGAAGCGGCTGGCTAAATAG
- the mnmA gene encoding tRNA 2-thiouridine(34) synthase MnmA: protein MKKDPKDTRVVVGMSGGVDSSVAALLLKEQGYDVIGIFMKNWDDTDENGVCTATEDYNDVIRVCNQIGIPYYAVNFEKQYWDKVFTYFLEEYKAGRTPNPDVMCNKEIKFKAFLEHAMSLGADYLATGHYARVEFRDGEYKMLRGLDDNKDQTYFLNQLTQDQLEKVMFPIGDIEKSKVRELAKDAGLATAAKKDSTGICFIGERNFKEFLGNYLPAQPGNMETMDGKIVGKHDGLMYYTIGQRHGLGIGGAGEPWFAIGKDLKRNVLYVGQGFHNEMLYSDSIIAVNASWVTDSEQPQEFECTAKFRYRQADSRVKVQILGDGKVQVIFDEPIRAVTPGQAVVFYNGDECLGGGTIDKIFKDGKQLDYVG from the coding sequence ATGAAAAAAGATCCAAAGGATACCCGCGTAGTGGTCGGAATGTCCGGAGGCGTTGATTCTTCTGTTGCAGCCCTTCTTCTGAAGGAACAGGGGTACGATGTGATCGGGATTTTTATGAAAAACTGGGATGACACCGACGAGAACGGTGTTTGTACCGCCACAGAGGATTACAATGATGTCATCCGGGTATGCAACCAAATCGGAATTCCTTATTATGCAGTAAACTTTGAAAAGCAATATTGGGATAAAGTGTTTACCTACTTCCTTGAAGAATACAAGGCAGGACGAACACCCAATCCTGATGTCATGTGCAATAAGGAAATAAAATTTAAGGCTTTCCTTGAACACGCTATGAGCCTTGGCGCAGACTACCTGGCTACTGGCCACTATGCACGCGTGGAATTCAGGGATGGCGAATACAAAATGCTAAGAGGCCTTGATGATAATAAGGATCAAACGTATTTCCTGAATCAGTTAACACAGGATCAACTCGAAAAAGTTATGTTTCCTATTGGCGACATTGAAAAATCAAAAGTGAGAGAACTGGCAAAGGATGCCGGTTTGGCAACTGCAGCAAAGAAAGACAGCACGGGCATCTGTTTTATTGGTGAACGCAACTTCAAGGAGTTCCTTGGAAATTACCTTCCCGCTCAGCCAGGGAACATGGAAACCATGGACGGAAAGATTGTCGGCAAGCATGATGGTCTGATGTATTATACCATTGGGCAGCGACATGGACTTGGCATTGGCGGAGCAGGTGAACCATGGTTTGCAATCGGTAAAGACCTGAAGCGGAATGTCTTGTATGTTGGACAAGGCTTCCACAATGAAATGCTCTATTCAGACTCCATTATTGCTGTTAATGCAAGCTGGGTTACCGATTCAGAACAGCCGCAGGAATTTGAATGTACGGCTAAGTTCAGATACCGCCAGGCTGATAGCAGAGTAAAGGTTCAGATTCTTGGAGATGGAAAAGTACAAGTTATTTTTGACGAGCCAATCCGAGCTGTTACCCCGGGGCAGGCTGTTGTTTTTTATAATGGAGACGAGTGTCTTGGCGGCGGAACAATTGATAAAATATTCAAAGATGGCAAACAGCTGGATTATGTGGGTTAA